From the Deltaproteobacteria bacterium HGW-Deltaproteobacteria-18 genome, the window GCGCTTCCCAGGGGCTTTTACAGCTGGCAGGGTGCCTGAACGGCTATGCGGACACGATGACGCACACCTCCACGGCGGCCGCGTCTTCCACGGATGATATGAGTTCGAACATGAACACCGTGGCGGCAGCCATGGAGGAATTCACGGTCAACATAAGCACCGTGGCCACCAATTCCGACGAAATGAGCGCGACCATCTCCGAGATCGCGCTCAGTACCGGCAAGGCCAAGGAGATGACGGTCCGGGCCGTGTCCGCCGCGAGCAAGGCCACGGCTCAGGTCGGTGAGCTTGGTGTGGCGACGAGGGATATCGGCAAGGTGACCGAATCCATCACCGCCATTTCCTCCCAGACCAATCTGCTGGCCCTCAATGCCACCATCGAGGCGGCCCGGGCCGGTGAGGCCGGGCGCGGTTTTGCCGTTGTCGCCAACGAGATCAAGGAATTGGCTCAGCAGACGGCAAAGGAAACCGAAGAGATCCGCAACCGCATCCAGGGTATCCAGCAGGCAACCGGGCAGACGATTTCGGAAATTGCCGAGATCACAGAGGTCATCGGCGACGTGGACGTTATCGTGGGGTCCATCGCCGCGGCCGTGGAGGAGCAGTCCGTGACAACGCGCGACATTGCAGAGAACGTTGGCCAGGCCTCGGTTGGCTTGCAGCAGGTCAACGAAAGCGTGGCTCACGTGGATGCGGTGGTGCGCGATATCGCCCGTGACGTCGGGCAGGTGCGCAACGTCGCTACGGATGTTACTTCGACGGCCAAATCCGTGCATGAAAATGCGCAGAACCTGTCCGGTCTGGCCCAGGGTCTGGATACCATGGTCAGTAAATTCAAGATTTAGCTTCGCGGGCTTTTTGGGCCTGTTGATTGAAGGCTCGACAGGTTGTTTTGCGTGCAAGTCGCAGGAGAGCCGTCTTAAGAAGGCGGCTTTCTTTTTTCAGCAATCTCGGATCCAGGCGGCGTGCATTCCCGGGGTTCGGTACGGTTGGTCAATTCAAAAAAATGGGCGTGTGATGTTGAATATCGGGTGTCACCTTTCCTCTTCCAAGGGTTTTCTGGCCATGGGGCGTACGGCCATCGAGATCGGCGCGAGCACGTTTCAGTTCTTCACGCGCAATCCGCGGGGCGGGAAGGCCAGGAGCATCGATCCTGCCGATGTGGCCGCATTCATGGCGTTGGCCAAGGAACATGTCCTGGGCCCTCTGCTGGCTCATGCGCCGTACACGCTGAATCTGTGTTCGGCCGACGCCAAGGTCAGGAGCTTTGCCCTGGAGACGATGCGGGACGATCTGTTGCGCATGGAGCATCTGCCCGGTAACATGTATAATTTTCATCCCGGCAGTCACGTGGGTCAAGGCGTGGACGAGGGAATACGGCTCATCGCGGCGCAGCTTGATGCCGTGCTCACATCGCAAACAAAGACGCTGGTCCTGCTTGAAACCATGTCCGGCAAAGGCAGCGAGGTGGGGAGCACTTTTGGCGAACTGCGCGAGATCATGGACCGCGTGCGCCTGCCGGAAAAAATCGGAGTCTGCCTTGACACCTGTCATGTGCATGACGCCGGATACGACATCGTCACCGACCTGGACGGCGTGCTGGCCGAATTCGACCGGGTCATCGGCCTGAAAAATCTGCACGCCGTTCATCTGAACGACAGCCTGAACCCCAGAGAAAGCCGCAAGGACCGCCATGCCTGCATCGGCGAAGGCCACATCGGCCTGGAGGCATTCGGACGCATCATCAACCATCCGCAGTTGCGGCATCTTCCTTTTTTTCTGGAAACACCAAACGAACTGCCGGGGTATGCCCAGGAGATGAGCCTTCTGCGGGGGATGTGTAAAGACTGACCGGTCCGGCGCGTCGGGCAGGCAGGGCCGCCCGGCTGCGCGGCGCCCGCAGCGAAGGTGCCCGAAGACCAGCCAGTGTCGGGAATCACGCCCCAGCACCCCGGACGGAACAGAGGTGATGCGGGTGTCTAGGGATGCCCGAACTCGTCCCGTAGCCGCGCCAGGGCTTGCAGCTCCCTGCGCTCGTATGCCGCCCTGTCCAGCAGCGTCGGCTGGCCCGTGGGTGGCACGTCGTGGTGCATGTAGCGGTAGATGTCGAAGTTTCCGCAGGTGTGGCCGCGTACGTGCATGTCACGGAACCAGCCGCAGCCCACGTCCAGGATCTGTTTGCCCACGTTCAGGATGGCGCCGAAGGGCGTAACGCGGCCCTTGGGCACGGTCAGGGGACGAGCCTTTTTCATGTCGATAAGCGCGCACCATTCGTTGACCCGGCACTCGGGCAGGGGCCAGGGCTGTCGCACGAAGCAGTCGTGCATGCGCGGCAGGTGGAGGGCGCGCATGAAGAAGCCCTCGGGGGCGCGGGTGGTCTTGTAGAGGGACTGGAGTTCGTCGAAGGACGGCCGGTAGTCGAAATAGTGGTCTGAGTCGCACCTGCCCGTGAAGGCCGCCGGGCAGTACCAGCACTGGCCGATGTGGCCGATGGCGATGTGTCCGCCGATGCCGTCGAGCATGGCCCCGACCACGTCGTCATGGAAGTGGGCGTCGTTGTGGATGATCAGGACGTAATCCTTGTCGGTGCTCTCCCAGCCCCATTGGTAGCGGATGGCGTGGCGGTAGGTGACGTCGTCCAGGCGTTCGGGCTCCAGGGCGAAGCAGTAGTTCCAGATCTCTGGGCGCAGGTAGGATATCTTGTGCTTGAGCTTGTCGAGAACGAACCCGTGCAGCCCGGTGTGGATGTCGACGCCGAGGTGTTTGGTGTTCTCCTCGACGAACCAGATGCGGTCGATGTGGTGTCCGCTGGCGCGCTCCAGGGTGAGCAGGGCCAGGGCGGTCTGGTAGGGCTTGCCGCAGACGTTGATGAGGACGTCGATCTTCATGTTCTCCACCGGGCCGGAGGGGGCCGCTGTTGTCGGAACCGTTCGGGAGGGCCTTCTGCAACCTTCGTACACAAGCGACGGGAGTGTCAATCCGGAACGGGATTTGATCCGCAGCCCCGGTTGTTGTGGCAGGATTTCTGCTAGCGGTCTCGTGGAGTCAAAATATCGCCGAGGTCACCCGGATGCTCAAATCGCTTTTTCTCAGATCCTCGAATTTTTCAGCCTTTGCCCCGGCTCGCCACGACGAGGTCGTGCTCGTCCTGCCGTTCATCGACCATGACCTGGCGGTTCAGGTCGAGGAGATCCTACGCCTGCGCGCCAGCCATCCCGGCCTTTTGATATTGGTGGAGGATGACGCGCGTCTTGGCTTCATCCGCGTGGCGAACTTCGTCTACTCGCGGACAGCGTCGCCTTTCTTCGCCTACCTGGCCCAGGACGCCTATCCCGGCATGTACTGGCTGGAGCAGGGCATGAAGGCGCTTAAGGATAGCCGGGCGGGGCTTCTGGCCTTCAACGAGGGCCGCTTTTTCGGCACCGTGGCGGCCTTCGGCCTTGTCCGGCGCTCGTGGGCGGCGACCCTTTACCGGCACATGCTCTTCTACCCGGGCTACCGCTCCCACTGCGCCGACACGGAATTGACGGCCATCGCCTACGTCAGAAACCAGCTGGTCTTCAATCCCAACGCCCTTCTCATCGAGGTGGATTACCGCAAGCACACCAAGCCCAACGACCCCGACGACGAGCGCCTCTACAGGGAGCGGCAGGCCACGGGCTTCGGGGGGCTGATTTCTGTCGGGGCGTGATTTCCGCCCACGGGGACGGCGGACGTGGCGGAAGAGGGGCGGGGGATGGAGGATGCAACAAAAAAGCCGTCATCTCTGACGGCTTTTTTGTTTGTGGCATTCAAGTAAACTTAATGTTTTTTCATGCGTTTAAGTGGTGGAGCTACGCGGGATCGAACCGCGGACCTCTTGAATGCCATTCAAGCGCTCTCCCAGCTGAGCTACAGCCCCACAACGCGAAGCCGCCTTTTGATACATTCGCCATCGGCTGTCAACAGGAAAAAATTGTCATACACTCAAGTGTGGCGCAATTGGTTCGTCCCTGATAGGGGGGCCTGACAAATCTGGCGTTGTGGGCTTCCTGATGAAGGTGATTTTATGGAGCCTGGCGGCCGGGGCGGGCTTTTTTCCGATGTCGGAACTTGGCCTGTTACAACCTCAGCGGAGAAATTTTTGATGCGATTTTTTCTGAAGATGGTTCTGCTTACGGCTTTTTGCATTTCGGGACCAGGCGTGCTCTTGGCTGCCGACAAGGCTGCCGGGCAATGGGATATCGATATGGAACACTCTGCCGTGGGGTTTCGGATTCGCCATATCGTGGGCTATGTGCCCGGCGTCTTCAGCCGGTTTTCCGGCCAGGTGGAATATGATGCGGCCGCGCCCGAGAAAAGCCAGTTTTATTTTCTGATCGACAGTTCAAGCGTTCATACCGGCGTTCCCGCCCGTGACGACCACCTGCGCAGTCCCGACTTTCTGGACGTGGCACGGTCGCCCAGGATGATTTTTTCTTCCAGGCAAGTGGTCCCCGAAGAGGGAGGCGTTCTTGTCGTCACCGGAGACCTGACCATTCGCGACGTGACCGCCGAGGTTCGGGTTCCCTTGCGGGTGCTCGGCATCGCCGACCATCCCTTCAAGGACAAGATGCCGGGCGTTAGGGTACTCGGCCTGCATGCCGAGTTTTCCATAAATCGTCTGGATTTCCATGTGGGCTCCGAGGAATGGACCCGGATGGGAGTCATGGGCGAAACCATCGATCTGACTATCGACATGGAGCTGCTGCAACGCTAGTACTGTCCTCCGTTCCGGGGCCTTCCTGGACAACTTGCCCGCAGCCAGAGGAAGCATGGACAGTCTTGAGATTCACCTTCGGCACGTCGATGTGGATTTGGGCACAGCCCGCATTCTGCATGACCTGAATCTGACCCTTTGCGGTCGTGAGCATTTTGCCGTTCTCGGCGACAACGGGGCGGGCAAGACCACCCTGCTGCGGCTGCTCGTCGGCGAGCTGTGGCCTTCACAGCGAAGCGGCGGCGAGCGCATCTATCGACTCTTCGGGGAAGAATCGTCTTCTCCCATCGGCGTGCGTCCGCATGTGCGCCTTGTCACGCCCGCCATGGCGGACTGGTATCTGCGCCATGATCTGCGGGTGCCGGTCTGGGAAATCATCTGCGCCGGGATGCACAACACCCCCTTTCTTTATCACGAGCCAGTCGAGGCCGAACGCGAAAAAGCACGGACCCTGGGCCTTGAAATGGGCCTGGGACTGGTCCTTGATCGTCCCATGCGAGCGGTGTCTACGGGCCAGGCCAAACGCGCGCTTCTGGCCCGGGCGCTCATCGCCTCTCCAAAACTGCTTGCCGTAGATGAGCTGACCCAGGGGCTGGACCGGCAAGGTCAGCTCAAACTGCTTGACGCTCTGAACCGCATCGCGGCCACGGGCGACACCCGCCTTCTGGTCAGCGGACATGGCCTGCTGCCCGTGCCCGAAGAAGTTCGGGGGCGGATATATCTTGAGCACGGGCGGCTCGTTGATAGTCCGGCGCAGGTTCGCCCCGGCACCCTGGAGTTGCCGGAAGAGCAGGCCTCGTCGGTCCGGCCAGAGACCGTGGTCGAACTTGATTCGTGCACCGTGGTCATGGAAGGCCGCGCAGCCGTGGACAATCTGAGCTGGACGCTTCGTGCCGGTGAATGCTGGGGCGTGCTCGGGCACAACGGCGGCGGCAAATCGACTCTGTTGCAGCTCATCACTGGGTACCGCCGCCCCTGGCCGGGCGGCGAGGCGAAATGGTTCGGCCGGTCGGGGCTCACGCGAATGATGCAAATCCGTGGTCGCATAGGCATCCTTGCTCCCTGGATCGGGGAGCGCATCGAGCTCAAAGCCTCCTGCCGCGACGTGCTTCTTTCGGGCCTGTGCGACGGGCTGGGCGTGCATCGCGGCCTTACAGAACCGCAGATCGGCCAGGCCGAGGAACTGGCGAAAGCCTGGGGCATGGAGGATTGGCTGGATCGGCCGCTGGGTTCCCTCTCCTACGGTCAGGCGCGGCAGGTCATGCTGGCCCGCGCCGTTGTGCATGTCCCGGATCTTCTGGTCCTGGACGAACCTTTTTCCGGCCTCGACGCCTCCTGGCAGGCACGCATGGTCGAACTGCTGCGGCATTGGGCCGCAAAGGGGCGCACCCTGGTGCTGGCCACCCACTCCCCGGAATACATGGACGAGCTGCTGACCCACGGTCTCATTCTCGATCAGGGGCGGCTCGCGGCCGCTGCCGAATGGTCCGCATTGCGGCAGACTCCCGCCTTTGCCGCACTTTTCGAAAATCCGGGGCAGCCGGCAGAGGTGTCATGAACATCGTCTGCGTGAGTTCAAGCCTGTGCGCAGCCCTGACCGGCCTTGGACACAACGTGCTGGACCTGCGTCCGGGAGCGGGCATCGTGCGCCTTGCTCCGCTTGTGGGGGATTTTGTCCCTGATCTCCTTATCCAGCAGGAATCCCTTGGCCCCCGGACCCTCGTCGCCGACCTCGATGTTTTTGCCTGCCCCAAGGTTTTCTGGTCCATAGACACGCATTTGAACAGCTTCTGGCACCAGTACTACGCCCGCCTTTTCGATCTCTTCTGCACCACCCAGAAGCATTGGCAATCCTGGTTCAGGGAGCGGGGTGTCGCCCGGACCCTGTGGCTGCCCTGGTATGGCTCGCCGCGCGTCCTGCCCCTTTGGGACGAGCGTCGCCAGGGCCTGGGTTTTGTCGGCCGGGTCACCCCGGAGAGGCCGGTCCGGGAGTGGTTTATGGATTGGCTCAAAGCGCTGGGGCCTCTTGAGACGCGGGCCGACCTCGGTTTTGCCTCCATGCTCGATTTTTACGATCGCAGCCGGATCGTGCCCAACGAGTCCATTTTCGGGGAAGTGAATTTTCGCCTGTTCGAAGCGGCCTCCTGCGGATGCGCGGTGATCAACCCGGCCACACCCGGACTTGAGGACCTGTTCGTTCCGGGCGAGGAGGTTGCCGTGTATCGCGACGGCGCGGAGCTTGCCGACTGGGTCCGGCGACTGCGTTCGGAGGCTCTGCTGGCCCGCAGCATGGGGCTGCGCGCACGGGAGCGGGTCAAGCGCGAGCACCTTCCGCAGCATCGCGCTGCCGCGCTGCTCGCTGCGGTCGGTGAAACGCCTGCCCGGTCAGCGGCCACAGGGGGCGACGCGCGGGTGGCCTGGTGGCTGACCCTGTATCATCTTTGGGAGGCAGGGCGTCTGGACATGGATGCGGATGTTCTTGCCGGCGGGCTCTCGGCCCTGCCTGTGACGCAAGAGGTTCTGGCCGTTCTGCTGCGTCTGCGGGCCAGGCTCGGCCGGGAAGAGTACATGCGTCTGGCCGTGCCGGTGGCCGAAAAAGGGCAGTACGAGTCCTCGGTTGACGTCAACCTGGCGGGCAGCATGGGCGCGCTCGGGTTTGCCGATGTGCGTCTGGCGCGTCTTTTTTTCCTGCGGCACAGGCGTCACTGCGCGCCTTCGTCCCCGGACCCGGGGAGCACGCCGCTTTTGATTTGCCTTGCCTGGGCCAGGGAGCTACAACGTATCAGGCGGGTTTTCAGGCCCGGATTCGTGTTCAATCCCAAAAAGCACCTGCCGGCATCCAGTCTGGAATGTCTGGTGCTGGCCAGCGAATTCGAGCCGCAACACACGGACGTGTACAGGGAGATGGCCAGAATCCTCGCCCGCGACAGGGGATGGGACAGCTTGCGGCTCAAGGCCCTGTCCTATCTTTCATTGCGTGAGCGCACGAACTGGCGGCTGACCCTGGAACTCGGGGCCACCAATTGCCGCGCCTTTCGCGTGCGGCAGGGCCTCGAAGAGCTGCTGGCGGCCAGGGACGAAGCCCTGCGTCAGGGCCAGGAAGATCGTTTTTGGCGGCGGCTTGAAGCCCATGACGAATCCGGACGAATCCGGGACCTGCTGCGCCCCGCGACCGTTCCGGGACCGCACGCAACCTAAGCACAAGGCGGATATGCTCGAAACACTGC encodes:
- a CDS encoding endonuclease IV — its product is MLNIGCHLSSSKGFLAMGRTAIEIGASTFQFFTRNPRGGKARSIDPADVAAFMALAKEHVLGPLLAHAPYTLNLCSADAKVRSFALETMRDDLLRMEHLPGNMYNFHPGSHVGQGVDEGIRLIAAQLDAVLTSQTKTLVLLETMSGKGSEVGSTFGELREIMDRVRLPEKIGVCLDTCHVHDAGYDIVTDLDGVLAEFDRVIGLKNLHAVHLNDSLNPRESRKDRHACIGEGHIGLEAFGRIINHPQLRHLPFFLETPNELPGYAQEMSLLRGMCKD
- a CDS encoding polyisoprenoid-binding protein, which gives rise to MEPGGRGGLFSDVGTWPVTTSAEKFLMRFFLKMVLLTAFCISGPGVLLAADKAAGQWDIDMEHSAVGFRIRHIVGYVPGVFSRFSGQVEYDAAAPEKSQFYFLIDSSSVHTGVPARDDHLRSPDFLDVARSPRMIFSSRQVVPEEGGVLVVTGDLTIRDVTAEVRVPLRVLGIADHPFKDKMPGVRVLGLHAEFSINRLDFHVGSEEWTRMGVMGETIDLTIDMELLQR